From the genome of Thiomicrorhabdus indica:
AAGAAATCTAGCCTGAATCCCACATTTGTTGCCAAGAGAATCCCCTTATTTTGGTAGAAAATATTAGAAAGCAACCCTAACCTTTAGAAAAATGAATTTATTAGATTCATCTTATATAGATTCCAATCCCAACTCATAAAAAAAAACAGTGCTGTCTATAAATTTGGCCGACTATGTTTGTGCGAAAATGAAATTGTTCTTGTACGAATCTCATCTGCGGCCGGCAAGAGTTTGCATGCATGTTTTGACCGGCTCTCAGTAAAATAAAAATATGGGGGAGAGCTTGCGTCATGAATTATTTCCTAAATTTAAAATTAAAAACAAAACTGCTTGCTGTGATGGCAACAGTACTTTCGTCTTATGTCTTAATAGGCGGGTTAAATCTCTATTCGCAATATCAGCAGATGTATGTTGACAGAGCTTTATTGGTTGAATCTGTAATCAGTGGTTTAACTAAGCAGATTGGTGCTTTAGAGCAGAAAGTCAGTCAAGGCGAAATTTCCAAAGAAATGGCTCAGATGATGGCTAAATCACTAGTCAGTGCTTATCGTTATGATAATGGCAATTATGTCTGGATCAACGATCACGAGCCCAAAATGATCATGCATCCTATTAAATCTGAAATGGATGGTAAAAGCCTAAAAACATCGAAAGACCGGTTAGGTGTTTATCTGTTTAACGAAATGGTGAAAACTGTTCAACAGTCGGGTTCAGGGTATGTAACGTACCATTGGAGTAAGCCGGGAAGTGAAAAACCGGTTCCCAAATTAAGTTACGTTCAAGGAGTAAAAGATTGGGGCTGGATTCTTGGAACTGGCATCTATATTGATGATATCAAAGCCATATTGTTTCAAGAGTTTATGAAAATGCTTGGCATAATTGTTGTTGTGGTCTTGGTTATTACCATGCTTTTCTATGCATTGAACCGTTCGGTCGTTTCACCGGTATTGCAAATGTCTCAAGCGTTACGCAAAGTTCGTGATGAAGGTGATCTATCTGCACAAATTGAGTTGAAGCAGGATGATGAAATCGGAGATATTGTCAGACAGTTTAACGAGCATGTGCTTTTCTTAAAAGATACCTTTTCAGATGTTTCCCATGTAGTTGGTTTCATTGCCAAAGGGGAGTTTCACGAACGTATTGAGTTGCCGATGGTCGGTGATTTTCAGACTCTAAAAGATGGCGTCAATCAATCTGCTGAGCAGATTGACAAAATTATGCAGGAAGTCGAAAGAGTCATGAGTGCCTTGTCCGAAGGTGATTTTTCTGTTGAGATTGAATCGAATGCTAAAGGTGGTTATCAAAAAATTCTCGATCAAATTCAGATGACCACACATGTTTTGAACGCTTCGATTAATGGAATTATTGAGGTAATGAATGAAATGCAGGCCGGTCATTTTGAAAACAGAGTTGGCGTAGAGGTCAAAGGCGATTTGGTGAAACTCAAAGATGCCATTAACCGGTCTATGGAAAATTTGGATAATGCCGTTACAGATTTGACTTGCGTCATTGTCGCTCAATCCAAAGGGGATTTAACCCAATCCATTACCAATCAGTATTCTGGAGAGCTGCAAACACTAAAAGATGCGGTTAACAAAAGTGTGCAGAGTCTGAATTATACCGTCACAGATATTCTAGATGTGTCTTTGAAGGTATCTGAAACCTCAAATGAAGTTTCTGAAGGCTCGCAACGCTTAAATGATCGAACCCAGCAGATGGCGGCTTCTTTGGAGGAGACGGCTGCTTCTATGGAAGAAATCACAGCGACCATTAATAAAAATATGGAAACATCTGGTCAGGCTAGCCAGTATGCTGCAAAAGCTGCCGATGATGCGAAGGCTAGCGGTGAAGTAGTGAAAAAAGCTGTTGAGTCAATGCAAATTATTACAGAGTCCTCAGAACGAATTGCTGAGATTATGACTTTGATTGACAGTATTGCTTTTCAAACCAATCTGTTGGCGTTAAATGCCGCGGTGGAAGCCGCAAGAGCCGGTGAACACGGGCGTGGTTTTGCGGTGGTGGCCGGAGAAGTCCGTTCTCTGGCTCAAAAATCGGCAGAGGCTTCTAAGGAGATTAAAACACTGATTGAGGCATCGGTGGAAAATGTTGAAAATGGTTCGAAATATGTCTCACAAACAGGTGAGGCATTCGAAAGTATTAATCTAGGTATTCAGAAAGTTGCTGAAATGGTTTCGGAAATTACTGTTGCCTCCAAAGAACAAGCTCAGGGGATTTCTCAAATCAATCAGGCGGTTTCAAATTTGGATACAGTGACTCAGCAAAACGCTGCTTTGGTTGAAGAAACCTCGGCTTCTGCTGAGAATTTGAATCATCAGGCAATTAGTTTGGAAAAACAGATGGAATTTTTTGAAATTTCAAGTGCAAGTGCTTCCGGAAATGTCGTGAGCCTTGAGCATAAGAAAACTAAAAGTTCATAGTTTTGTAGAGTAGACAGGTGAATGTGAACTCTCTGGAGTTTCATTTACCTAATGGGTCGCCCACAGTTGAGAGTTGAGTGTGAAAACGTTAATCTTGGAAAAAATTTTTTAAGTTTAGGAAGTCAGAACGTGTGGGCATTACTGGAGATTGTGTTATTGGGATTACTTGTTGGTTGGATTGTCTGGATGGTGATGCCGCCTAAAACGAAGAAATAATCTGAATGGGTTACGTTAGCTTGAAATTTTCAAAATCACTCCAGAATGACCTTTAATGATTTGACAGTTTTTTAGGTTTTCTAACAGAACCTTTTATACTATTTTCTTTTTGCAACAACACTCAAAAATCCGAAACTATTCAAATGTTGGAGAAGAAACCAGATTGTTTTAGAATCCTGTTTATTAAACTCTTTTCTACCTTGGCCAAGTATTTTGACTCCCTTCTGCAAGTGATCGAAAATAAGCAAGTCCACCTTAAAAGTTACAGTTAGCCCAAAATCACACAAATTATTTAAACTCGTTCCTGCAAGTAGTTTTAAATTGGCAGATGTAAATTTGTTAAGTAAAGAATAACTTTTGTGAAGGTTTTGTGAGGACTGGTACTCCTTAAGTGTCGATAATCTTAGTGAAACCAACACAAAGAGGTATCGACAAATGTATAAGATAATCAGTAAATCTGCCTTAATTTCTTTAGGGTTAGTATCCGTATTGAGTTCTTCGGTTTTAGCCGAAGAAAACAAAGTGCCTGAGCCAACAGCAAATGGCATTGCTTTTCCAGTAAACTATCAAGATTGGGATATTGTTTCTGTTTCTCATCGAGAAGATCATAAGAGTGTTCGAGCGATTATTGGGAATAAGGTTGCTGTGGAAGCCGTTGAAAAAGGTCAGACAAACCCTTGGCCTGATGGTACGGCTTTAGGCAAACTGGTTTGGAAACAACGGAATGATGAACACTGGAAACCTGCAATTGTACCGGGTGAATTTATTCATGCTGAATTCATGTTTAAAGATGCCGAGAAATGGAAGGACACTGCCGGTTGGGGGTGGGCTCGCTGGTTAGGAACTGAACAAAAGCCATTCGGAAAAGATGCAGTTTCTGCGAGTTCTTCCTGCGTAGCCTGCCACACTCCAGTGAAAAACCAGGATTGGGTCTTTACTAAACCAGCCATTTTACCTAAACGTATCCGTTAAGGGCGTGCTATTCGTTTTATCAGCCCTCTTTTTTGAGGGCTTTTAGGCTTAGAAATGAACGTTTTAATCGTTGAAGATGATATTGATATTGCTCGCTTAGTTGCTATTCAAGTAGAAGAGCTTCAAGGACATTCCTATAACGCCAACACCTTGAAAAAGGCGAGTCTGATCAGGCAACAGCATGATTTTGACCTGATTGTCTTGGACTTGTCGCTTCCAGACGGCGACGGCATTGATTTTTGTAGAGAGTTACGCAAAGAAGATGAAAACACGCCGGTTTTAATGTTGACCGCTCGCGGTAATGAATTAGATCGGGTGGTAGGCTTGGAGATTGGAGCAGACGACTATTTAAGTAAGCCCTTTGGGTTGGCAGAACTTAAAGCCAGAATGAAAGCACTTTTAAGACGTGTTAAACGGTCACAAAAACCTGTTGAAAAGGATGTCGTTGAGATTGGCTCTTTAAAAATTGAACCGAATTCCCATCAGGCTTGGCTAAAGGGGGAAGCTCTGATCCTGACGGCAAAAGAGTTTGCTATTTTAGTGATCTTTGCTCAGCACCCAATGCAAGTTTTCAGTCGTTCGGATTTGTTGAATCAAGTTTGGGGGATTCAGCATGAAGGCTACGAACATACCGTCAATAGTCATCTTAATCGTTTACGCAAGAAAATCGAAGACAATCCTAATCAGCCGCAAATTATTGAAACCGTTTGGGGCGTTGGCTACAAATTAAACCCAGATTCTTTGTAATCAACACGCAAACGAGACAGCAGAATATGACAACGGCTTTGCAATCAAAATTATTTCGCCAATATAGCTTGATGCTGGCAAGCGTTTTTTTTATTTCCAGTGTGATTTATTTGTTTGTCAGTTACGGCATGGCGCACTATTATTTGCAACAAGTACAAACCCGCGTCCATATAAATATGGCTGACACTCTGATTAAAGATCATCAACTCGTTGAGCATGGCAAACTTGATGAAAATGCCGTCTCCAACACTTTTGAACGCTATATGTTACTCAATCCCAATTTGCAGATTTATTTATTAGATCAACAGGGCAATATTCTGCGTTATGCGGCAGATAAGAAGAAAGTTTTACTCACGCAAGTCAGTTTGCAACCGATTGAGGCGATGCTGAATCAGCCGGTTGTCGGCCAATGGCCTTTAGGGGATGATCCGCGCAGCCTGCATGAAAAAAAACCATTTTCCGTCGCGCATTTACCCAGCACAAATGGTGAAGAAAACTATTATCTCTATGTGATTATTCAGGATAGTATCGAATCGGATGTTAATCGTCAGCTCCAAGAGAGCCTTATGCTCAAGCTTGGTGTTTATGCTTTGGGCTTTAGCCTGTTAATTGGATTGCTTTTAGGAGTATTACTATTTTCTCGTTTGATTCGCAGAATCGCTTTTTTATCTGACAAAATTCAGTGTTTTCGACAAGATCGAACTCAAAGCGTCCCCCCAGCGAAAGAAAATCAGAGTGAGTTGGATCAATTGCAAAACGATATGAGCGCCTTGAGCCGGCAGATACAAACTCAAGTGCTTCAGCTGGAGCAGTCAGACGAACAGCGACGCTTTCTTCTTTCTAGGCTGTCGCATGATCTTCGGACTCCCTTAACCAACTTACTGGGTTATATGGAGCAGGCAGAAAAGAAGGGGAGTGATCCTTATCTAAGCACGGCCTATCAAAATGGTTTGAAACTTAAGCATTATCTTGATCAATTATTTGATTTTGCAAAAGTTGACCTCCAGAGTTTTATGCTCAAAAAAGAAGAGTTATCCCTAAGCGAGTTCTGCTTTGATCTTTTTTCCGATTACTTAGCGCGTAACCCCAGTCCTGACTGGAGAATTGACGTCTCAGATAATTATCTTTATGAATTTGATCCTGTTTATATGGAAAGCGCTCTGATTAATCTGTTCGATAACGCCTTGAAATACGGACAAGGCGAAGTACACTTTACTCTGAAACCTGTAGATGAAGGCATTGTCTTAAGCGTTTGTAGCAAAGGTGAACCGCTTGAAACTTCCATAGAGAAGCAATTAACCTCACCTTCATTTCAAATAGATTCCGGTCTTGGGCTGTCGATTGTTCGCGTGATTACCGAAAAACACGGCGGGCAATTTCGATATATTCGTGAAAAAGAACAGAACTGTTTCGAGATTAATCTTCCTAAAATAATCGTGAACGAGGATGTCTAGTGCTTAGATAGTGAATGGACATTAAATCTCTGCTTGCTGTTTATTTTACAGAGTCACTAACTGCATTAAATGAGCATGAGATTGCGTTGTTGGAAATATCTATGACGTACTAAGTGATCATAAAGTCAGTTGGCTTGACTGGAATATTTGGTCGATATTTTTGAGTAAGTGCTTGTTTCCATATTTCTGCATCTTTTGGCAGGCCGTTATTCAGATAGGTGTGCACTTGAATTAGCACTTTTTCCATAAACTCTTTGGAGGGTTTCGCATCGCCTTCCAAATTGTCGGCGCTAAAGTGAAATTGATGGTTACTAGCAACAGAGAAAATCCATTCAAGTGCTTGAGGTTTTACTTCGACTCTTTCAAATTCAGCCTGACGGTCTTCAGAGCGGCCATCCGGTTCATACCAATAACCGAAATCCTCTAGTTTTCTACGTTCCTTTCCAGCAACACACCAGTGGGCAATTTCATGCAATGCACTTGAAAAGAAGCCATGGGCAAAAACAATACGGTTAAAAGAACACTCATTATCTACCGGCCGGTAAATAGGCTCAGGTTCACAGCAAACTAAACGTGTATTGTGTGTTTGCGAAAACGTTCGGTTAAACAGTTCGATGATGTCTGAGATTTCATGAGACTGGGTGTTTTGTATATTCTCAAGCATGGGAAAAATTGAATTTTAATCGAAGCAAGCAATCATAAAACGGACATCGTTTTTGTGCAAGTCATGCTATATTCTGCTGGATTTTTAAAAAACGATACAAATTTATTGTCTATGACTCTTCATGCGAAATTACCCATCTTTTCAGTTCTTCCTGAAATTGTCCAAGCTCTCAAAGAGCGAAACCAAATTATTTTACAGGCTGAACCCGGGGCTGGTAAGTCTACGCAAGTTCCCTTGGCGGTTTTGCCAATGTCGGAGTTTTCTCAGCAAAAAGTTTTGATGTTAGAGTCTAGACGTTTGGCAGCTAAACGTTTAGCTGAGTTTCTGGCAGGGCAGCTAGGTGAAAAGGTTGGGCAAACGGTTGGGTACCGTGTACGCAATGAAACCCAAGTGACAAAAAATACTCGGTTAGAGATTATCACTGAAGGAGTCTTAACGCGGATGATTCAATCTGATCCTGAATTAGATGGGGTTGGTTTGGTGATTTTTGATGAATTTCATGAGAGAAACTTGCAGGCCGACTTGAGTCTGACCTTGTTGTTAGAAATTCAAGAAAATTTGCGAGAGGATTTGAAATGTTTGGTAATGTCGGCAACATTAGATGAAATGTCGTTAAAAGATTTTTTACCGGCCGGTAAGTTTTTGTTTTGTGAAGGGAGAGGTTACCCAGTAGAGGTGTCTTATCATCCTGCACCTTCGCAAACACCCATTTGGAAATTCCCTCAGCTCCCAAAAATTCTGTTGCAAGCTATTAGTGAGACTTCAGGAGATGTTTTGTTATTTTTTGCAGGGCAGGGTGAGGTGATGCAGGCAATTCAGAACTGTAAGTCGGTGTGCGCGTCACAAGATGTGGTTGCTTTGCCTTTATATGGTGCTTTGAACGTAAACGATCAAAATAAGGTTTTTGAGAAAGGTCATCAGCGTAAAGTTATTTTTAGTACCAATATTGCTGAAACATCAATTACATTGGAAGGTATCACCGCGGTGATCGATTCTGGTTTGGAAAAATTATTGGTATTTGATCCAAATGTGGGGATGTCCAAATTACAGTTGCAACGTATTGCTAAAGCTTCTGCAACGCAAAGAATGGGTCGAGCAGGGCGTTTACAAGCAGGTCGCTGTTATCGATTGTGGAGTGAAACTCAACAATTTAACTTGTTGTCTCATCAACCGCCAGAAATTGAGCGGGTCGATTTGACGGGTTTGCAGATGGAGCTCGCACTATGGGGGGTAAAACCGGAAGAATTAAAGTGGTTAACGCTTCCCCCAAAAACACATTTGCAACGTGCGCAAACAGTTTTGCAAGCATTGAAGTTCATGGATGAAAATGGTCGTTTCTTACCGGCCGGTGAAAAAGCAATGAAGCTTCATCC
Proteins encoded in this window:
- a CDS encoding methyl-accepting chemotaxis protein → MNYFLNLKLKTKLLAVMATVLSSYVLIGGLNLYSQYQQMYVDRALLVESVISGLTKQIGALEQKVSQGEISKEMAQMMAKSLVSAYRYDNGNYVWINDHEPKMIMHPIKSEMDGKSLKTSKDRLGVYLFNEMVKTVQQSGSGYVTYHWSKPGSEKPVPKLSYVQGVKDWGWILGTGIYIDDIKAILFQEFMKMLGIIVVVVLVITMLFYALNRSVVSPVLQMSQALRKVRDEGDLSAQIELKQDDEIGDIVRQFNEHVLFLKDTFSDVSHVVGFIAKGEFHERIELPMVGDFQTLKDGVNQSAEQIDKIMQEVERVMSALSEGDFSVEIESNAKGGYQKILDQIQMTTHVLNASINGIIEVMNEMQAGHFENRVGVEVKGDLVKLKDAINRSMENLDNAVTDLTCVIVAQSKGDLTQSITNQYSGELQTLKDAVNKSVQSLNYTVTDILDVSLKVSETSNEVSEGSQRLNDRTQQMAASLEETAASMEEITATINKNMETSGQASQYAAKAADDAKASGEVVKKAVESMQIITESSERIAEIMTLIDSIAFQTNLLALNAAVEAARAGEHGRGFAVVAGEVRSLAQKSAEASKEIKTLIEASVENVENGSKYVSQTGEAFESINLGIQKVAEMVSEITVASKEQAQGISQINQAVSNLDTVTQQNAALVEETSASAENLNHQAISLEKQMEFFEISSASASGNVVSLEHKKTKSS
- a CDS encoding cytochrome P460 family protein; translated protein: MYKIISKSALISLGLVSVLSSSVLAEENKVPEPTANGIAFPVNYQDWDIVSVSHREDHKSVRAIIGNKVAVEAVEKGQTNPWPDGTALGKLVWKQRNDEHWKPAIVPGEFIHAEFMFKDAEKWKDTAGWGWARWLGTEQKPFGKDAVSASSSCVACHTPVKNQDWVFTKPAILPKRIR
- a CDS encoding response regulator transcription factor, with the protein product MNVLIVEDDIDIARLVAIQVEELQGHSYNANTLKKASLIRQQHDFDLIVLDLSLPDGDGIDFCRELRKEDENTPVLMLTARGNELDRVVGLEIGADDYLSKPFGLAELKARMKALLRRVKRSQKPVEKDVVEIGSLKIEPNSHQAWLKGEALILTAKEFAILVIFAQHPMQVFSRSDLLNQVWGIQHEGYEHTVNSHLNRLRKKIEDNPNQPQIIETVWGVGYKLNPDSL
- a CDS encoding sensor histidine kinase, which gives rise to MTTALQSKLFRQYSLMLASVFFISSVIYLFVSYGMAHYYLQQVQTRVHINMADTLIKDHQLVEHGKLDENAVSNTFERYMLLNPNLQIYLLDQQGNILRYAADKKKVLLTQVSLQPIEAMLNQPVVGQWPLGDDPRSLHEKKPFSVAHLPSTNGEENYYLYVIIQDSIESDVNRQLQESLMLKLGVYALGFSLLIGLLLGVLLFSRLIRRIAFLSDKIQCFRQDRTQSVPPAKENQSELDQLQNDMSALSRQIQTQVLQLEQSDEQRRFLLSRLSHDLRTPLTNLLGYMEQAEKKGSDPYLSTAYQNGLKLKHYLDQLFDFAKVDLQSFMLKKEELSLSEFCFDLFSDYLARNPSPDWRIDVSDNYLYEFDPVYMESALINLFDNALKYGQGEVHFTLKPVDEGIVLSVCSKGEPLETSIEKQLTSPSFQIDSGLGLSIVRVITEKHGGQFRYIREKEQNCFEINLPKIIVNEDV
- a CDS encoding elongation factor P hydroxylase, translated to MLENIQNTQSHEISDIIELFNRTFSQTHNTRLVCCEPEPIYRPVDNECSFNRIVFAHGFFSSALHEIAHWCVAGKERRKLEDFGYWYEPDGRSEDRQAEFERVEVKPQALEWIFSVASNHQFHFSADNLEGDAKPSKEFMEKVLIQVHTYLNNGLPKDAEIWKQALTQKYRPNIPVKPTDFMIT
- the hrpB gene encoding ATP-dependent helicase HrpB, translated to MLYSAGFLKNDTNLLSMTLHAKLPIFSVLPEIVQALKERNQIILQAEPGAGKSTQVPLAVLPMSEFSQQKVLMLESRRLAAKRLAEFLAGQLGEKVGQTVGYRVRNETQVTKNTRLEIITEGVLTRMIQSDPELDGVGLVIFDEFHERNLQADLSLTLLLEIQENLREDLKCLVMSATLDEMSLKDFLPAGKFLFCEGRGYPVEVSYHPAPSQTPIWKFPQLPKILLQAISETSGDVLLFFAGQGEVMQAIQNCKSVCASQDVVALPLYGALNVNDQNKVFEKGHQRKVIFSTNIAETSITLEGITAVIDSGLEKLLVFDPNVGMSKLQLQRIAKASATQRMGRAGRLQAGRCYRLWSETQQFNLLSHQPPEIERVDLTGLQMELALWGVKPEELKWLTLPPKTHLQRAQTVLQALKFMDENGRFLPAGEKAMKLHPEPRFAKILQIAQQNQVLALACDLVALLQEGEVIADRNEVNSIDVELRLHWVWQALDNQDKAVVKRLHRSRLQSFKQSRMALYKKFSLPMNHAAQQQLKEISLGELLAPAYADRIGKQRGQVGHYKLANGRGVQVPDNTFQSEYMVAIELNAQVTHSQQNARVYLAAELDFEKVQAQLNLQEKRSAGFNVQKQKVEAQQQIFLQELMISSRPVEIEDLQMAQQCLLQVVQKDFSLLPWTKKVQHFIERARWLSQFRGFETFGLLNDETLAANMDWLEPYTLNMSSISELKTVNLVQVFEGVLGYQNLSILEKEAPKQYLSPSGRLFSIDYSGQNAKVSLQLQQVFGELSSPKLAGGQVNLTFELLSPAQRPIQTTSDLANFWQTSYFDVAKEMRGRYPKHRWPEKPLEEKAGKSIKYS